The following coding sequences lie in one Peribacillus frigoritolerans genomic window:
- a CDS encoding DNA topoisomerase III, whose translation MKLIIAEKPDQGSTLAAQFKTKKQQGYIEIMPNELFPDGAYVTWAVGHLCQLVSPETYHSKWKKWSMETLPMIPEKFQYEVTRQKAKQFNVVKTLLRKPEVDEIIHAGDAGREGELIVRNIVKLCNVNKPMKRLWISSLTPKAIYEGFQNLKSEEKTRPLYYEAYTRACADWVVGMNASRAYSILLKQRGVSDVFSAGRVQTPTLALIVKREIEIEQFKSEPFWEVFADFKMDGKKYQGKWQQNNDPRIKTKEMADKIAAFCKGKEAEIVEMDTERKEFQPPLLFNLSSLQATVNKIYKYSPKQTLDIVQSLYQKGIVSYPRSDSNYVTEGEAETFPDILQKLSGFSEYESLFPLPQPNIMNNKRFVNEKKVTDHYAIIPTEQVTDPKRLSAEERNIYDLVVRRLIAAHYEKAIFDYTTIKTLVDKRAEFISKGKQQIQEGWRKVIFQDDKDDDIILPSVSKGDTGKVANIKVKEGKTQPPKRYTEGQLITLMKTAGKHLDNEELEKVLMKTEGLGTEATRAGIITMLKDRKYINVKKNQVFATDKGKVLITAIGEKILASPEMTAKWEQRLREIGEGKASAGGFMEAVKKMSAKIISDAVESSENWDFQGLDTESIQRSGPKKRSSASVGSCKLCGSKIVDKGEFYGCVSYQKTKCNFTISKKILNKKISQANIKKLLASGETDLISGFKKGEKTFDAILSWSDSEKKISFTFPTEQNVKQS comes from the coding sequence ATGAAGCTAATCATTGCGGAGAAACCAGATCAAGGTTCAACGCTAGCGGCTCAATTTAAAACGAAGAAACAGCAAGGCTATATAGAAATCATGCCGAATGAACTTTTTCCTGATGGAGCTTATGTAACATGGGCTGTCGGGCATTTATGTCAACTTGTTTCACCGGAAACCTATCATTCAAAATGGAAAAAATGGTCGATGGAAACGTTGCCGATGATTCCTGAGAAATTTCAATATGAAGTGACCCGACAAAAGGCAAAGCAATTCAATGTTGTGAAGACCTTGCTTAGGAAACCGGAAGTCGATGAAATCATTCATGCAGGTGATGCCGGGCGTGAAGGAGAATTGATTGTACGCAATATCGTCAAACTATGCAATGTCAATAAACCGATGAAACGTTTATGGATTTCCTCTTTGACCCCAAAAGCGATTTATGAGGGATTCCAAAATTTGAAGAGCGAGGAAAAAACCAGGCCGCTCTATTATGAAGCGTATACGAGAGCTTGTGCGGACTGGGTTGTGGGAATGAATGCGTCGAGAGCGTATAGCATTTTATTGAAACAAAGGGGCGTTTCGGATGTGTTTTCAGCTGGTAGGGTTCAGACACCGACTCTTGCTTTGATAGTGAAGCGGGAAATAGAAATTGAGCAATTCAAGTCTGAACCGTTCTGGGAAGTGTTCGCTGACTTCAAGATGGATGGAAAGAAATATCAGGGGAAATGGCAGCAGAACAATGATCCGAGAATAAAGACAAAAGAAATGGCTGATAAAATTGCCGCCTTTTGCAAGGGTAAGGAAGCTGAAATAGTTGAAATGGATACTGAAAGGAAAGAATTTCAGCCGCCTTTGTTATTTAATCTATCGTCATTGCAAGCGACAGTAAACAAGATTTATAAATATTCACCGAAACAGACGCTTGATATAGTACAAAGTTTATATCAAAAAGGGATCGTTTCTTATCCACGTTCAGACTCCAATTATGTGACGGAGGGGGAAGCCGAAACATTTCCTGATATTTTGCAAAAACTAAGCGGATTTTCAGAATATGAATCCCTGTTTCCTTTGCCACAACCGAACATCATGAATAATAAACGGTTTGTAAATGAAAAAAAAGTGACTGATCACTATGCAATTATCCCGACGGAGCAGGTAACCGACCCGAAGCGGCTTTCCGCCGAAGAACGGAATATTTATGACTTGGTGGTGCGCCGGTTGATTGCGGCCCATTATGAGAAAGCCATTTTCGATTACACCACCATTAAAACGCTTGTCGATAAGCGTGCCGAATTCATTTCTAAAGGCAAGCAGCAGATCCAAGAGGGATGGCGCAAAGTGATATTCCAAGATGACAAGGATGATGATATCATTTTGCCGTCCGTTTCCAAAGGGGATACTGGAAAGGTCGCCAATATAAAGGTGAAAGAAGGAAAAACCCAACCTCCTAAGCGCTATACAGAAGGTCAGCTGATCACTTTGATGAAAACAGCCGGAAAGCATCTGGATAATGAAGAGTTAGAAAAAGTGCTGATGAAAACCGAGGGTCTCGGAACCGAAGCAACTCGAGCTGGCATCATTACCATGCTCAAAGACCGTAAATACATCAATGTCAAAAAAAATCAGGTTTTTGCGACAGATAAAGGGAAAGTGCTGATTACTGCCATCGGGGAGAAAATCCTGGCTTCACCTGAAATGACAGCCAAATGGGAACAGCGTTTGAGGGAGATCGGTGAAGGAAAGGCTTCAGCTGGCGGCTTTATGGAAGCTGTTAAAAAGATGTCAGCAAAAATCATCAGTGATGCCGTGGAATCATCGGAAAACTGGGATTTTCAAGGGCTGGACACCGAGTCGATTCAACGGAGCGGCCCTAAAAAAAGAAGCTCGGCATCTGTGGGCAGCTGTAAACTATGCGGTTCTAAGATTGTCGATAAAGGGGAATTCTATGGATGTGTAAGTTATCAAAAAACAAAGTGTAACTTCACTATCTCCAAAAAAATCCTT